Proteins from one Porites lutea chromosome 3, jaPorLute2.1, whole genome shotgun sequence genomic window:
- the LOC140930570 gene encoding uncharacterized protein, with translation MKTLAFLLMALMFAEKAEAQPSCPPPCWGPCSETLKKVKILLDEVSEVKQLVAVNQTFVKLNTDPVCFGTKDDAYGEFQALKGGKLRKVKLVHLYGYVTCAKPSPIYWSHWGCGLFKAGDSTDFIIVALTDESDKILFPPSQLGKGAHGWLLVPGYNSYSPELVMSIYDTPVSVTAGQKLRLWYLEDLKKSHEFDNHGKACADIYGEFM, from the exons ATGAAGACTCTAGCTTTTCTGTTAATGGCCCTGATGTTCGCTGAAAAGGCCGAGGCTCAGCCGTCATGTCCGCCGCCCTGCTGGGGTCCCTGTAGCG AGACTCTGAAAAAGGTGAAAATCTTGTTAGATGAAGTGAGTGAGGTAAAACAACTCGTAG CCGTGAATCAAACGTTCGTCAAGCTTAATACTGACCCAGTGTGTTTTGGGACAAAGGACGACGCCTATGGTGAATTTCAGGCTTTGAAAGGTGGCAAATTAAGAAAGGTCAAATTGGTTCATCTGTATGGATACGTTACCTGTGCTAAACCCTCTCCCATATATTGGTCACATTGGGGTTGTGGCCTTTTCAAAGCTGGTGACAGTACGGATTTCATAATTGTGGCCTTGACAGACGAAAGCGATAAGATTCTTTTCCCGCCAAGCCAATTGGGTAAAGGCGCCCACGGTTGGCTTTTGGTTCCTGGTTACAATTCTTATTCGCCTGAGCTTGTTATGTCGATTTACGACACTCCTGTGTCCGTTACCGCTGGTCAGAAGCTGCGCCTATGGTACCTCGAGGATTTGAAGAAATCCCATGAATTCGATAACCATGGAAAAGCATGCGCCGACATTTACGGTGAATTCATGTGA